The proteins below come from a single Acidovorax sp. NCPPB 4044 genomic window:
- the ybeY gene encoding rRNA maturation RNase YbeY: protein MALNQLNLSLQFARFAGVQAHRDALPRHAVSRWIRHALATDAEITVRIVDADEGQALNREYRQKDYATNVLTFDYAQEPVVAADLVLCAPVVEREAREQNKDLREHYAHLLVHGTLHAQGWDHETSAEDADEMEAYETAILQELGFPDPYAD, encoded by the coding sequence ATGGCACTGAATCAGCTCAACCTTTCACTGCAGTTCGCCCGGTTCGCCGGGGTGCAGGCCCACCGCGACGCCCTGCCCCGCCATGCCGTGTCCCGCTGGATCCGCCACGCGCTCGCCACCGACGCCGAGATCACCGTGCGCATCGTCGATGCCGACGAGGGCCAGGCGCTCAACCGCGAGTACCGCCAGAAGGACTACGCCACCAACGTGCTCACCTTCGACTACGCGCAGGAACCCGTGGTGGCCGCCGATCTCGTGCTCTGCGCCCCCGTGGTCGAGCGCGAGGCGCGCGAGCAGAACAAGGACCTGCGCGAGCACTACGCCCACCTGCTCGTGCACGGCACGCTGCACGCCCAGGGCTGGGACCACGAGACCAGCGCCGAGGACGCCGACGAAATGGAGGCCTACGAGACGGCCATCCTGCAGGAGCTGGGGTTCCCGGACCCGTACGCGGACTGA
- the dtd gene encoding D-aminoacyl-tRNA deacylase, with the protein MMSVLQRVREARVEIDGETAGRIGAGLLVLVCAERGDTEAEADRLLDKLLKLRIFQDEAGKMNRSVQDIGGGLLLVSQFTLAADTRGGNRPSFTQAAAPDDGRRLYDHFVARARALHPEVATGRFAAEMQVHLVNDGPVTIPLRIEPRPEAVVLPKT; encoded by the coding sequence ATGATGAGCGTGCTGCAGCGCGTGCGCGAGGCGCGCGTGGAGATCGATGGCGAGACCGCGGGCCGCATCGGCGCGGGCCTGCTGGTGCTGGTGTGCGCCGAGCGCGGCGACACCGAGGCCGAGGCCGACCGCCTGCTGGACAAGCTGCTGAAGCTGCGCATCTTCCAGGACGAGGCCGGCAAGATGAACCGCAGCGTGCAGGACATCGGCGGCGGCCTGCTGCTGGTGAGCCAATTCACCCTGGCGGCCGATACGCGCGGGGGCAACCGCCCGAGCTTCACGCAGGCGGCCGCGCCGGACGACGGCCGGCGCCTCTACGACCACTTCGTGGCCCGCGCCCGCGCGCTGCACCCCGAGGTGGCCACCGGTCGCTTCGCGGCCGAGATGCAGGTGCACCTGGTCAACGACGGGCCGGTGACGATCCCGCTGCGGATCGAGCCCAGGCCCGAAGCCGTTGTGCTACCAAAAACATAG
- a CDS encoding cation diffusion facilitator family transporter, which yields MTPLPPRTLLWTSVAVAVVTILLKGTAWYLTGSVGLLSDALESFVNLAGAVFALMMVTVAQRPADGGHPFGHHKAEYFSSGFEGILVLGAALAILWASVHRLFAPAPISQLGWGLALSVASSALNGLLAWLMLRSARAYRSAALEGDARHLLTDVWTSAGVVVGILGVLATGWLWLDPVVAILVALNIAREGGRLVWRASQGLMDEALEPPERAAIDGALAAFARQQPGVRFDHVATRRAGQRRHVALHLHVPGDWSLSEAARLRAAVERALVDAVPGLRATIELLPTGMEAVATPMAEYGPGSGSGHGPAQGRNIPQNPQDREDPRT from the coding sequence ATGACGCCGCTGCCGCCGCGCACGCTGCTGTGGACCTCCGTCGCCGTGGCGGTGGTCACCATCTTGCTCAAGGGCACGGCCTGGTACCTCACGGGCTCGGTGGGGCTGCTGTCGGATGCGCTGGAATCGTTCGTGAACCTCGCGGGCGCGGTCTTCGCGCTGATGATGGTCACGGTGGCGCAGCGCCCGGCCGATGGCGGCCACCCGTTCGGCCACCACAAGGCGGAATATTTCTCGTCGGGCTTCGAGGGCATCCTGGTGCTGGGCGCGGCGCTGGCGATCCTCTGGGCGTCGGTACACCGCCTGTTCGCGCCCGCGCCCATCTCGCAACTGGGCTGGGGGCTGGCGCTGTCGGTGGCCAGCTCGGCGCTCAACGGCCTGCTCGCCTGGCTCATGCTGCGCTCGGCGCGCGCGTACCGCTCGGCGGCGCTGGAGGGCGATGCGCGCCACCTGCTCACCGACGTGTGGACCTCGGCCGGCGTGGTGGTGGGCATTCTGGGCGTGCTGGCCACGGGCTGGCTCTGGCTCGACCCGGTGGTGGCCATCCTGGTGGCGCTCAACATCGCCCGCGAGGGCGGGCGGCTCGTCTGGCGGGCCTCGCAGGGCCTCATGGACGAGGCGCTGGAGCCGCCCGAGCGCGCGGCCATCGACGGCGCGCTGGCGGCCTTCGCGCGGCAGCAGCCCGGCGTGCGCTTCGACCACGTGGCCACGCGCCGCGCGGGCCAGCGCCGCCACGTGGCGCTGCACCTGCACGTCCCCGGCGACTGGAGCCTCTCCGAGGCCGCGCGGCTGCGCGCCGCCGTGGAGCGCGCGCTGGTGGACGCCGTGCCCGGCCTGCGCGCCACCATCGAACTGCTGCCCACCGGCATGGAGGCCGTGGCCACCCCCATGGCGGAATACGGGCCCGGCAGCGGAAGCGGACACGGGCCCGCCCAGGGCCGCAATATCCCCCAAAACCCCCAGGACCGCGAGGACCCCCGGACATGA
- the dbpA gene encoding ATP-dependent RNA helicase DbpA — MQSSSPSQAAAPAAPAGFDTLGLAPESLANLRQLGYDRMTPIQAASLPPALLGRDLIAQASTGSGKTAAFGLALLERLNPRRFAVQALVLCPTRELADQVTAEIRRLARAQENIKVVTLCGGVPLRGQAASLEHGAHVVVGTPGRVMDHLERGTLSLDALATFVLDEADRMLDMGFFDDIAQVARQCPAARQTLLFSATYPEGIERIARQFMKEPQRIAVQAQHAAGKIVQRWYEVEERQRLHAVSQLLNHFRPESTIAFCNTKQQCRDLVQVLRAQGFSALALYGELEQRERDQVLVQFANRSCSVLVATDVAARGIDIAQLQAVVNVDVTPDPEVHIHRIGRTGRADAEGLALSLASLPEMGNVGKIEVLQGRPSEWFPLADLAPAPGGPLVPPMATIQIVGGRKEKIRAGDVLGALTGEMGFAREQVGKINVNEFSTYVAVERGIARQVAQRLSAGRVKGKTVKARLVEDDE, encoded by the coding sequence ATGCAATCCTCTTCCCCCTCCCAGGCCGCCGCCCCGGCCGCGCCCGCCGGTTTCGACACGCTCGGGCTCGCCCCCGAGTCGCTGGCCAACCTGCGGCAGCTCGGCTATGACCGCATGACGCCCATCCAGGCGGCCAGCCTGCCGCCCGCCCTGCTGGGCCGCGACCTGATCGCCCAGGCCAGCACCGGCAGCGGCAAGACGGCCGCCTTCGGCCTCGCGCTGCTGGAGCGCCTGAACCCGCGCCGCTTCGCGGTGCAGGCGCTGGTGCTGTGCCCCACGCGCGAGCTGGCCGACCAGGTCACGGCCGAGATCCGCCGCCTGGCCCGCGCGCAGGAAAACATCAAGGTGGTCACGCTCTGCGGCGGCGTGCCGCTGCGCGGGCAGGCCGCCAGCCTGGAACACGGCGCGCACGTGGTCGTGGGCACCCCCGGCCGCGTGATGGACCACCTGGAGCGCGGCACGCTCTCGCTCGACGCGCTCGCCACCTTCGTGCTCGACGAGGCCGACCGCATGCTCGACATGGGCTTCTTCGACGACATCGCCCAGGTGGCGCGGCAGTGCCCGGCCGCGCGGCAGACGCTGCTGTTCTCGGCCACCTACCCCGAGGGCATCGAGCGCATCGCGCGGCAGTTCATGAAGGAGCCCCAGCGCATCGCCGTGCAGGCCCAGCATGCCGCGGGCAAGATCGTGCAGCGCTGGTACGAGGTGGAGGAGCGCCAGCGCCTGCACGCCGTCTCGCAGCTGCTGAACCATTTCCGGCCCGAATCCACCATCGCCTTCTGCAACACCAAGCAGCAGTGCCGCGACCTGGTGCAGGTGCTGCGCGCGCAGGGCTTCAGCGCGCTGGCGCTCTACGGCGAGCTGGAGCAGCGCGAGCGCGACCAGGTGCTGGTGCAGTTCGCCAACCGCAGCTGCAGCGTGCTGGTGGCCACCGACGTGGCCGCGCGCGGCATCGACATCGCGCAGCTGCAGGCCGTGGTCAACGTGGACGTGACGCCCGACCCGGAGGTGCACATCCACCGCATCGGCCGCACGGGCCGCGCCGACGCCGAGGGCCTGGCGCTCAGCCTCGCGAGCCTGCCCGAGATGGGCAACGTGGGCAAGATCGAGGTGCTGCAGGGCCGCCCGTCGGAGTGGTTCCCCCTGGCGGACCTGGCCCCCGCGCCCGGCGGGCCGCTGGTGCCGCCGATGGCCACCATCCAGATCGTCGGCGGGCGCAAGGAAAAGATCCGCGCGGGCGACGTGCTGGGCGCGCTCACGGGCGAGATGGGCTTCGCGCGCGAGCAGGTGGGCAAGATCAACGTGAACGAGTTCTCCACCTATGTGGCCGTGGAGCGCGGCATCGCCCGCCAGGTGGCGCAGCGCCTCTCGGCCGGTCGCGTGAAGGGCAAGACCGTGAAGGCGCGGCTGGTCGAAGACGACGAGTGA
- a CDS encoding AMP nucleosidase — MAQIPEFTEPTFHTDPADALAQVQRIYQQQIGHLREAMQRFVAGETPNGHVRAFYPFVRVQTSTVARAATQLAYGFVEGPGRYETTLTRPDLFARYYAEQFRLLRASHNVELEVGIGNQPIPIHFSFAEHDHIEGSLSAQRRMLMRDVFDLPDLAAMDDGIANGTWSPRPGEAQPLSLFTAPRVDYSLHRLRHYTGTAPEWFQNFVLFTNYQFYIDEFVRLGHAEMARPDSEYIAFIEPGNVVTRRTGLPPQAGDELGLPPPRLPQMPAYHLVRADRSGTTMVNIGVGPSNAKTITDHIAVLRPHAWMMLGHCAGLRNSQQLGDYVLAHAYVREDHVLDEELPLWVPIPALAEIQLALQQAVADVTQVPEADLKRFMRTGTVASTDNRNWELLPDNMPQRRFSQSRAVALDMESATIAANGFRFRVPYGTLLCVSDKPLHGEIKLPGMANHFYRERVDQHLRIGMRAIDILRAGGVSRLHSRKLRSFAEVAFQ; from the coding sequence ATGGCCCAGATCCCAGAATTCACCGAGCCCACCTTCCACACCGACCCCGCCGACGCCCTGGCGCAGGTGCAGCGCATCTACCAGCAGCAGATCGGCCACCTGCGCGAGGCCATGCAGCGCTTCGTGGCGGGCGAGACGCCGAACGGCCACGTGCGGGCCTTCTACCCCTTCGTGCGGGTGCAGACCAGCACCGTGGCGCGCGCGGCCACGCAACTCGCCTATGGCTTCGTCGAAGGCCCCGGCCGCTACGAGACCACGCTCACCCGGCCCGACCTGTTCGCGCGCTACTACGCCGAGCAGTTCCGCCTGCTGCGCGCCAGCCACAACGTCGAGCTGGAGGTGGGCATCGGCAACCAGCCCATCCCGATCCACTTCTCGTTCGCCGAGCACGACCACATCGAGGGATCGCTCTCCGCCCAGCGCCGCATGCTCATGCGCGACGTGTTCGATTTGCCCGACCTGGCCGCCATGGACGACGGCATCGCCAACGGCACCTGGAGCCCGCGCCCCGGCGAGGCGCAGCCGCTGTCGCTCTTCACCGCGCCGCGCGTGGACTATTCGCTGCACCGCCTGCGCCACTACACGGGCACGGCGCCCGAGTGGTTCCAGAACTTCGTGCTGTTCACCAACTACCAGTTCTACATCGACGAGTTCGTGCGCCTGGGCCATGCCGAGATGGCCAGGCCCGACAGCGAATACATCGCCTTCATCGAACCCGGCAACGTCGTCACGCGCCGCACGGGCCTGCCCCCGCAGGCCGGCGACGAGCTCGGCCTGCCGCCGCCCCGGCTGCCGCAGATGCCCGCCTACCACCTGGTGCGCGCGGACCGCAGCGGCACCACCATGGTCAACATCGGCGTGGGGCCGTCCAACGCCAAGACCATCACCGACCACATCGCCGTGCTGCGCCCGCACGCCTGGATGATGCTGGGCCACTGCGCGGGCCTGCGCAACAGCCAGCAGCTGGGCGACTACGTGCTGGCCCACGCCTACGTGCGCGAGGACCACGTGCTCGACGAGGAACTGCCGCTGTGGGTGCCGATCCCGGCGCTGGCCGAGATCCAGCTCGCGCTGCAGCAGGCCGTGGCCGACGTCACCCAGGTGCCCGAGGCCGACCTCAAGCGCTTCATGCGCACCGGCACCGTGGCCAGCACCGACAACCGCAACTGGGAGCTGCTGCCCGACAACATGCCCCAGCGCCGCTTCAGCCAGAGCCGCGCCGTGGCGCTGGACATGGAGAGCGCCACCATCGCGGCCAACGGCTTTCGCTTCCGCGTGCCCTACGGCACGCTGCTGTGCGTGTCCGACAAGCCGCTGCACGGCGAGATCAAGCTGCCCGGCATGGCCAACCACTTCTACCGCGAGCGCGTGGACCAGCACCTGCGCATCGGCATGCGCGCCATCGACATCCTGCGCGCGGGCGGCGTGAGCCGGCTGCACAGCCGCAAGCTGCGCAGCTTCGCGGAAGTGGCCTTCCAGTAG
- a CDS encoding GGDEF domain-containing protein produces the protein MALDFVTLLAVTATNLLMLSLALPLIMGRGVSRAARCAQASIGLQALSWAAIIASSHAWDQALSTLSIACTAAAQWALFAALSEWLGPRPGQRWLPWLAAAIPLGYTLGFGHYAFRVGWSNLLLAVLIATVARATFAPLRPSPLRWRLLLCACLVTMAGFTAARGVLGAFTDAYPSFRTPHPVNIGSALAANATLVLGMVALLVAWRTEAEEKLRALATTDALTALLNRRGFDSQGRAMLAHALRQRQPLTALMVDVDHFKQVNDAHGHAAGDRALVLFARLLRETARASDIVARMGGEEFGVLLSHEPGMDAAGHFDRRLRARLAAEGPATLGFTIGYSAGATTLDWHAPTPAATHLSDVMARADAALYEAKRRGRGCLCRLDAPDA, from the coding sequence ATGGCGCTGGATTTCGTCACGCTGCTGGCCGTCACGGCCACCAACCTGCTCATGCTCTCGCTGGCGCTGCCGCTCATCATGGGCCGTGGCGTGAGCCGGGCCGCGCGCTGCGCGCAGGCGAGCATCGGGCTGCAGGCGCTGTCGTGGGCGGCCATCATCGCGTCCTCGCATGCCTGGGACCAGGCGCTCTCCACCCTCTCCATCGCCTGCACGGCCGCGGCCCAGTGGGCCTTGTTCGCGGCACTGTCGGAATGGCTGGGGCCGCGCCCCGGGCAACGCTGGCTGCCCTGGCTGGCGGCTGCGATCCCGCTGGGCTACACGCTGGGGTTCGGGCACTACGCCTTCCGCGTGGGCTGGTCGAACCTGCTGCTGGCGGTGCTGATCGCCACCGTGGCCCGCGCCACCTTCGCGCCGCTGCGGCCCTCGCCGCTGCGCTGGCGGCTGCTGCTGTGCGCGTGCCTGGTCACCATGGCCGGGTTCACGGCGGCGCGCGGCGTGCTGGGCGCCTTCACCGATGCCTATCCGAGCTTTCGCACGCCCCACCCCGTGAACATCGGCTCCGCCCTCGCGGCCAACGCCACGCTGGTGCTCGGCATGGTCGCGCTGCTCGTGGCCTGGCGCACCGAGGCCGAGGAGAAGCTGCGCGCCCTGGCCACCACCGACGCGCTCACGGCCCTGCTGAACCGCCGCGGCTTCGACAGCCAGGGCCGCGCGATGCTCGCCCACGCGCTGCGCCAGCGCCAGCCGCTCACCGCGCTCATGGTGGACGTGGACCATTTCAAGCAGGTCAACGACGCGCACGGCCATGCCGCGGGCGACCGTGCGCTGGTGCTGTTCGCGCGGCTGCTGCGCGAGACGGCGCGCGCCAGCGACATCGTGGCGCGCATGGGCGGCGAGGAGTTCGGCGTGCTGCTCTCGCACGAACCCGGCATGGACGCGGCCGGGCACTTCGACCGCCGCCTGCGGGCGCGCCTGGCCGCCGAAGGCCCCGCGACCCTGGGCTTCACCATCGGCTACAGCGCGGGCGCCACCACGCTCGACTGGCATGCACCCACACCCGCCGCCACCCACCTGTCGGATGTGATGGCGCGCGCCGACGCCGCCCTGTACGAGGCCAAGCGCCGCGGGCGCGGGTGCCTGTGTCGGCTGGATGCACCGGACGCATGA
- a CDS encoding PTS fructose transporter subunit IIC codes for MAQLIAIAASRSGPAHSFLVAEALRAAAGALGHRIALSVHSSLGTQGGFSDTELAGAAVVIVAADMAVDRQDLLGTATAPVHEASPADVLADAERVVRSALARAGGPAAVPAAAAAATTSAGAGGAPDGPLRIVAITSCPTGVAHTFMAAEALEQGARALGHAIKVETQGSVGAQNALTPEDIAAADLVVIAADTQVNRDRFAGKRLHATGTKAAIHDAAAVIAEARARAAVWGASASTDGAGAAGPAPARRESAGAYKHLMTGVSFMLPFVVAGGLLIALAFALGGIYVYDDAHKGTLGWVLFQVGAKAGFALMLPALAGYIAYSIADRPGIAPGMIGGLLAGTVGAGFLGAIAAGFIAGYAVHWLNRFIRLPRGLEGLKPVLILPLLGAAIVGVLMMMVIGTPMAAVMGALTEWLKGLQTGSAVLLGIVLGGMMAVDMGGPVNKAAYVFSTTLIASGVANPMAATMAAGMTPPLGIAIACWLFRTRFSAEEREASKASAVLGLAFITEGAIPFVARDPLRVIPACVLGSAVAGGLSMAWNIGLQAPHGGVFVLAIPNAVNHVLLYAAAIAAGSVVTSLALGLFKKKLPAAAAAAAA; via the coding sequence ATGGCCCAACTCATCGCCATCGCCGCCAGCCGCTCCGGCCCGGCGCACAGCTTCCTGGTGGCCGAAGCGCTGCGCGCCGCCGCGGGGGCGCTCGGCCACCGCATCGCGCTCAGCGTGCACAGCAGCCTGGGCACGCAGGGCGGCTTCAGCGACACCGAACTGGCGGGCGCCGCGGTGGTCATCGTCGCCGCCGACATGGCGGTGGACCGCCAGGACCTGCTGGGCACGGCCACCGCGCCCGTGCACGAGGCCTCCCCCGCCGACGTGCTCGCCGATGCGGAGCGCGTGGTGCGCAGCGCGCTGGCGCGCGCGGGCGGGCCGGCAGCCGTGCCCGCGGCCGCGGCTGCCGCGACCACCTCCGCCGGTGCCGGCGGCGCGCCCGACGGGCCGCTGCGCATCGTCGCCATCACCTCCTGCCCCACGGGCGTGGCGCACACCTTCATGGCGGCCGAGGCGCTGGAGCAGGGCGCCCGCGCGCTGGGCCATGCGATCAAGGTGGAGACACAGGGCTCCGTGGGCGCGCAGAACGCGCTCACGCCCGAAGACATCGCTGCGGCCGACCTCGTCGTGATCGCGGCCGACACGCAGGTGAACCGCGACCGCTTCGCGGGCAAGCGGCTGCACGCCACGGGCACCAAGGCCGCCATCCACGATGCGGCCGCCGTGATCGCCGAGGCGCGTGCGCGCGCCGCCGTCTGGGGCGCCAGCGCCAGCACGGATGGCGCTGGCGCAGCGGGCCCGGCCCCCGCGCGGCGCGAATCCGCAGGGGCCTACAAGCACCTGATGACGGGCGTGTCGTTCATGCTGCCCTTCGTGGTGGCGGGCGGCCTGCTGATCGCGCTGGCCTTCGCGCTCGGCGGCATCTACGTGTACGACGACGCGCACAAGGGCACGCTCGGCTGGGTGCTGTTCCAGGTGGGCGCCAAGGCGGGCTTCGCGCTCATGCTGCCGGCGCTGGCGGGCTACATCGCCTATTCCATCGCCGACCGGCCCGGCATCGCGCCCGGCATGATCGGCGGCCTGCTCGCGGGCACCGTGGGCGCGGGCTTCCTGGGCGCCATCGCGGCGGGGTTCATCGCGGGCTACGCGGTGCACTGGCTCAACCGCTTCATCCGCCTGCCGCGCGGGCTGGAGGGCCTGAAACCCGTGCTGATCCTGCCGCTGCTGGGCGCGGCCATCGTGGGCGTGCTCATGATGATGGTGATCGGCACGCCCATGGCCGCGGTGATGGGCGCGCTCACCGAATGGCTCAAGGGCCTGCAGACCGGCAGCGCGGTGCTGCTGGGCATCGTGCTCGGCGGCATGATGGCCGTGGACATGGGCGGGCCGGTCAACAAGGCGGCCTACGTTTTCTCGACCACGCTGATCGCGAGCGGCGTGGCCAACCCCATGGCCGCCACCATGGCGGCCGGCATGACGCCGCCGCTGGGCATCGCCATCGCCTGCTGGCTGTTCCGGACCCGCTTCTCGGCCGAGGAGCGCGAGGCCTCCAAGGCCTCGGCCGTGCTGGGGCTGGCTTTCATCACCGAAGGCGCCATCCCCTTCGTGGCGCGCGACCCGCTGCGCGTGATCCCGGCCTGCGTGCTGGGCTCGGCCGTGGCGGGCGGCCTCTCGATGGCCTGGAACATCGGCCTGCAGGCGCCGCACGGCGGGGTCTTCGTGCTGGCCATCCCGAACGCGGTCAACCACGTGCTGCTCTACGCGGCCGCGATCGCCGCCGGCTCGGTGGTGACGTCGCTGGCGCTGGGGCTGTTCAAGAAGAAGCTGCCGGCGGCCGCGGCGGCCGCGGCGGCCTGA
- a CDS encoding 1-phosphofructokinase family hexose kinase, translated as MAEPSIARVFTVMLNPAIDHTVRVTALVPGSVHRALGQQVEAGGKGVGVAAVLAALGVPVTATGWLGADNDAVFTEAFAARGIADGMLRLPGATRTNIKIADAGRGDSTDINLPGLALAPEALARAEADLCALLQAQVRAGDWCELAGSLPPGADAAVWERLARALAARGAHLAIDTGGAVLGQLLRALADPARGAVVPVAFIKPNRAELEELAGRALPTLAGVAGAARALCRDHGVRQVAVSLGGEGAVIATAADCWHAAAPRVPVATTVGAGDALVAGTLAALSQGRPLPGAATFGMACAAARIQRIAPGLPPRAEVDALAAAIAATPL; from the coding sequence ATGGCTGAGCCATCCATTGCCCGCGTCTTCACCGTCATGCTCAACCCGGCCATCGACCACACGGTGCGCGTGACCGCGCTGGTGCCGGGCAGCGTGCACCGCGCGCTGGGCCAGCAGGTGGAGGCCGGCGGCAAGGGCGTGGGCGTGGCGGCCGTGCTGGCGGCGCTGGGCGTGCCCGTCACGGCCACGGGCTGGCTGGGCGCCGACAACGATGCCGTGTTCACCGAAGCCTTCGCCGCGCGCGGCATCGCCGACGGCATGCTGCGCCTGCCGGGCGCCACGCGCACCAACATCAAGATCGCCGATGCCGGGCGCGGCGACTCCACCGACATCAACCTGCCGGGCCTGGCGCTGGCGCCCGAAGCCCTGGCGCGGGCCGAGGCCGACCTGTGCGCGCTGCTCCAGGCGCAGGTGCGCGCGGGCGACTGGTGCGAGCTGGCCGGCAGCCTGCCGCCCGGTGCGGATGCGGCCGTGTGGGAGCGCCTGGCGCGCGCCCTGGCCGCGCGCGGCGCGCACCTGGCCATCGACACGGGCGGCGCGGTGCTGGGGCAGCTGCTGCGCGCGCTGGCCGATCCGGCGCGCGGCGCCGTGGTGCCGGTGGCCTTCATCAAGCCCAACCGGGCCGAACTGGAAGAGCTGGCCGGCCGCGCGCTGCCCACGCTTGCCGGGGTGGCCGGTGCCGCGCGCGCGCTCTGCCGCGACCACGGCGTGCGGCAGGTGGCCGTGTCGCTGGGCGGCGAGGGAGCGGTGATCGCCACCGCCGCCGACTGTTGGCATGCCGCCGCGCCGCGCGTGCCCGTCGCCACGACGGTGGGCGCCGGCGATGCGCTCGTGGCCGGCACGCTCGCCGCTCTGTCGCAGGGCCGGCCCCTGCCCGGCGCCGCCACCTTCGGCATGGCCTGCGCGGCCGCGCGCATCCAGCGCATCGCGCCGGGCCTGCCGCCGCGCGCCGAGGTCGATGCGCTGGCCGCCGCCATCGCGGCCACGCCGCTGTAA